The following are encoded together in the Cryptosporangium minutisporangium genome:
- a CDS encoding NAD(P)/FAD-dependent oxidoreductase, translating into MNSFRPTPASGVQSAGIREVEKGSSEHVDVLIVGAGLSGIGAACHLKAFTPGKSVAILEAREAIGGTWDLFRYPGVRSDSDMFTLGYSFRPWTGDKGIAEGGLIRDYIRSTARKFGVDRLIRFRHRVQAAEWSSETARWTVTVESPDAGATQLSCSFLYFCAGYYSYDEGYTPDFPGLDRFAGRIVHPQKWPEDLDHDGKRIVVIGSGATAVTLVPALAENAAHVTMLQRSPTYVATLPTVDPIASRLRERLSPARASSVVRWKNVLLQQLSYQLCRRRPELMKKVFRAGVIRQLPPGFDVDTHFAPRYDPWDQRLCISPDGDLFAALSAGTASIVTGEIETFTADGVRLASGQELPADVVVTATGLNLLFLGGATITVDGRELVPAETLAYKGMMLSGVPNFALAVGYTNASWTLKADLVARYVTRLLRYLDEHGYAYCVPEGPEVPEGAAPLIDLKSGYVLRNAEDMPRQGPAAPWRLYQNYPRDVLLLKRGRVDDGAMRFHRAPAARKPAAEGPAADAPAADAPAADAPTAGAPEKQVS; encoded by the coding sequence ATGAATTCTTTTCGACCGACCCCTGCGAGCGGCGTTCAGTCTGCGGGGATACGCGAGGTTGAAAAGGGTTCATCGGAGCACGTCGACGTTCTCATCGTCGGGGCCGGCCTGTCCGGGATCGGGGCCGCCTGTCACCTGAAGGCGTTCACCCCCGGCAAGAGCGTGGCGATCCTCGAAGCGCGGGAGGCGATCGGCGGTACCTGGGACCTGTTCCGCTACCCGGGTGTCCGCTCGGACTCGGACATGTTCACGCTCGGGTACTCGTTCCGGCCCTGGACCGGCGACAAGGGCATCGCCGAGGGCGGCCTGATCCGGGACTACATCCGGTCGACGGCCCGGAAGTTCGGCGTCGATCGGCTGATCCGGTTCCGACACCGAGTCCAGGCGGCCGAGTGGTCGTCGGAGACCGCGCGGTGGACGGTGACCGTGGAGAGCCCGGACGCCGGGGCGACGCAGCTCAGCTGCTCGTTCCTGTACTTCTGCGCTGGCTACTACTCCTACGACGAGGGTTACACCCCGGACTTCCCCGGCCTCGATCGGTTCGCCGGCCGGATCGTCCATCCGCAGAAGTGGCCGGAGGACCTCGACCACGACGGCAAGCGCATCGTGGTGATCGGCAGCGGCGCCACGGCCGTGACGCTGGTCCCCGCGCTCGCCGAGAACGCCGCGCACGTGACGATGCTCCAGCGGTCACCGACGTACGTCGCGACCTTGCCGACGGTCGATCCGATCGCGTCCCGGCTGCGCGAGCGGCTCTCGCCGGCGCGGGCCTCGTCGGTGGTGCGGTGGAAGAACGTGCTGCTGCAGCAGCTGTCGTACCAGCTCTGTCGCCGACGCCCCGAGCTGATGAAGAAGGTGTTCCGTGCGGGCGTGATCCGGCAGCTCCCGCCCGGGTTCGACGTCGACACCCACTTCGCCCCCCGCTACGACCCGTGGGACCAGCGGCTGTGCATCTCCCCGGACGGCGACCTGTTCGCCGCGTTGAGCGCCGGCACGGCGTCGATCGTGACCGGGGAGATCGAGACGTTCACCGCCGACGGCGTCCGGCTGGCGTCCGGACAGGAACTGCCTGCCGACGTGGTCGTCACCGCGACCGGGCTGAACCTGCTGTTCCTCGGCGGCGCGACGATCACCGTCGACGGCCGCGAGCTGGTGCCGGCGGAGACGCTCGCGTACAAGGGCATGATGCTCTCCGGCGTACCGAACTTCGCGCTGGCCGTCGGGTACACGAACGCGTCCTGGACGCTCAAGGCCGACCTGGTCGCCCGGTACGTCACCCGGCTGCTGCGGTATCTGGACGAGCACGGGTACGCGTACTGCGTCCCGGAGGGGCCCGAGGTTCCCGAGGGCGCCGCGCCGCTGATCGACCTGAAGTCCGGCTACGTGCTGCGCAACGCCGAGGACATGCCGCGCCAAGGACCGGCCGCGCCGTGGCGGCTCTACCAGAACTACCCGCGCGACGTGTTGCTGCTCAAGCGTGGGCGGGTCGACGACGGGGCGATGCGGTTCCACCGGGCGCCGGCCGCGCGGAAACCGGCGGCCGAAGGACCGGCGGCGGACGCACCGGCGGCGGACGCACCGGCGGCGGACGCACCGACCGCCGGTGCTCCGGAGAAGCAGGTCAGCTGA